From one Triticum urartu cultivar G1812 chromosome 3, Tu2.1, whole genome shotgun sequence genomic stretch:
- the LOC125548384 gene encoding chitin elicitor-binding protein-like: MRRRLDLASCGGGWISRRARTAAGARVVRLEFWVPQPCTCDPVGGDPVVHLTYVAPAGSSVAGIANEYGTTEETILVLNRMPDAKSLLVGQVFDVPLRAALELASCGRGWSSCPPPAHAVRGGAWRRCRRDRARAERVLTGVAPSVHVRICVPHWMHPPSAPVRGMSATRTKDTNKQKGTKYVSVWSPH; this comes from the exons atgcgGCGGCGGCTGGATCTCGCGTCATGCGGTGGCGGCTGGATCTCGCGTCGTGCGCGGACGGCGGCTGGAGCTCGCGTCGTGCGGCTGGAGTTCTGGGTGCCGCAACCCTGCACATGCGACCCTGTCGGAGGGGATCCCGTCGTACACCTCACGTACGTTGCGCCTGCTGGGAGCTCCGTCGCCGGGATTGCGAATGAGTACGGGACCACAGAGGAGACGATACTGGTGCTCAACCGCATGCCCGACGCCAAGAGCCTCCTCGTCGGCCAGGTCTTCGACGTGCCGCTCCGAG CGGCGCTGGAGCTCGCGTCATGCGGCCGCGGCTGGAGCTCGTGTCCTCCACCGGCACATGCGGTGCGAGGAGGGGCATGGCGACGGTGCCGGCGAGACAGGGCGCGTGCAGAGCGGGTGCTGACTGGTGTTGCTCCGTCCGTGCATGTCCGCATTTGTGTCCCGCATTGGATGCATCCTCCGTCCGCGCCTGTCCGCGGCATGTCCGCTACGCGGACGAAAGACACAAACAAACAAAAGGGGACAAAATACGTGTCCGTTTGGTCGCCCCATTAA
- the LOC125548385 gene encoding UBP1-associated proteins 1C-like isoform X2, producing the protein MVWFQCEDCGENLKKPKLAGHFRSCSAYKLSCIDCGAVFGQGTVQTHTQCISEAEKYGPKGLNKPSSNAQGKPDKPKPNADVDINVGLSTRPPWFCSLCNTTTTSKQTLLGHADGRKHRAKAKAFHASQKQENGAEQTPSDKETGGAPTTASTELNDGKGADGERDADKDVVKRKRTDSTTSEEPDNAKRQILSNLKTGEAIQSENGEAELKTKSKSAAEELVIGANHQDIKKQKIKWKKIITKILETNLDGAMKLKKLQKLVIREVLECGLLKDKEQLHALLMDKIASSSRFSVDGKNIRLVAKNEES; encoded by the exons ATGGTTTGGTTTCAGTGCGAGGACTGCGGCGAGAACCTCAAGAAGCCCAAGCTTGCCGGCCACTTCCGCTCATGCTCCGCCTACAAG CTTTCCTGCATCGACTGCGGCGCAGTCTTCGGCCAGGGCACCGTCCAGACGCACACCCAGTGCATCTCCGAGGCC GAGAAGTATGGTCCCAAGGGACTGAACAAGCCATCCAGCAATGCACAGGGTAAGCCAGACAAGCCAAAGCCAAATGCCGATGTTGACATCAATGTTGGGTTGTCGACACGCCCTCCTTGgttctgtag CCTATGCAATACAACTACCACCAGCAAGCAAACTCTCTTGGGGCATGCTGATGGCAGGAAACATAGGGCAAAAGCAAAAGCCTTTCATGCTTCTCAGAAGCAAGAAAATGGAGCTGAACAAACTCCAAGCGACAAGGAAACTGGTGGAGCACCAACAACAGCATCTACAGAACTAAATGACGGGAAGGGTGCTGACGGTGAAAGAGATGCTGACAAAGATGTTGTGAAGAGAAAGAGAACAGATAGCACAACCTCCGAGGAGCCAGATAATGCAAAAAGACAAATTTTATCGAACTTGAAGACTGGAGAGGCGATACAATCTGAAAATGGAGAAGCGGAACTCAAAACAAAGAGCAAAAGTGCTGCAGAAGAACTGGTCATTGGTGCCAATCATCAAGATATTAAGAAGCAGAAAATCAAGTGGAAGAAAATTATTACGAAGATACTAGAGACG AATTTGGATGGAGCTATGAAGTTAAAGAAGCTACAAAAGCTAGTTATCAGGGAAGTTTTAGAATGTGGTCTGTTGAAAGATAAGGAGCAGCTGCATGCTCTGTTGATGGACAAG ATAGCTTCGAGCTCCAGGTTTTCTGTGGATGGGAAGAACATTAGATTGGTGGCCAAGAATGAAGAATCATAG
- the LOC125548385 gene encoding UBP1-associated proteins 1C-like isoform X1 — protein sequence MVWFQCEDCGENLKKPKLAGHFRSCSAYKLSCIDCGAVFGQGTVQTHTQCISEAEKYGPKGLNKPSSNAQGKPDKPKPNADVDINVGLSTRPPWFCSLCNTTTTSKQTLLGHADGRKHRAKAKAFHASQKQENGAEQTPSDKETGGAPTTASTELNDGKGADGERDADKDVVKRKRTDSTTSEEPDNAKRQILSNLKTGEAIQSENGEAELKTKSKSAAEELVIGANHQDIKKQKIKWKKIITKILETNLDGAMKLKKLQKLVIREVLECGLLKDKEQLHALLMDKLRAPGFLWMGRTLDWWPRMKNHSPQTFSCALFKMLLKCQGK from the exons ATGGTTTGGTTTCAGTGCGAGGACTGCGGCGAGAACCTCAAGAAGCCCAAGCTTGCCGGCCACTTCCGCTCATGCTCCGCCTACAAG CTTTCCTGCATCGACTGCGGCGCAGTCTTCGGCCAGGGCACCGTCCAGACGCACACCCAGTGCATCTCCGAGGCC GAGAAGTATGGTCCCAAGGGACTGAACAAGCCATCCAGCAATGCACAGGGTAAGCCAGACAAGCCAAAGCCAAATGCCGATGTTGACATCAATGTTGGGTTGTCGACACGCCCTCCTTGgttctgtag CCTATGCAATACAACTACCACCAGCAAGCAAACTCTCTTGGGGCATGCTGATGGCAGGAAACATAGGGCAAAAGCAAAAGCCTTTCATGCTTCTCAGAAGCAAGAAAATGGAGCTGAACAAACTCCAAGCGACAAGGAAACTGGTGGAGCACCAACAACAGCATCTACAGAACTAAATGACGGGAAGGGTGCTGACGGTGAAAGAGATGCTGACAAAGATGTTGTGAAGAGAAAGAGAACAGATAGCACAACCTCCGAGGAGCCAGATAATGCAAAAAGACAAATTTTATCGAACTTGAAGACTGGAGAGGCGATACAATCTGAAAATGGAGAAGCGGAACTCAAAACAAAGAGCAAAAGTGCTGCAGAAGAACTGGTCATTGGTGCCAATCATCAAGATATTAAGAAGCAGAAAATCAAGTGGAAGAAAATTATTACGAAGATACTAGAGACG AATTTGGATGGAGCTATGAAGTTAAAGAAGCTACAAAAGCTAGTTATCAGGGAAGTTTTAGAATGTGGTCTGTTGAAAGATAAGGAGCAGCTGCATGCTCTGTTGATGGACAAG CTTCGAGCTCCAGGTTTTCTGTGGATGGGAAGAACATTAGATTGGTGGCCAAGAATGAAGAATCATAGTCCTCAGACATTTTCTTGTGCTCTATTTAAGATGTTACTAAAATGTCAGGGGAAATGA